In the genome of Vicia villosa cultivar HV-30 ecotype Madison, WI linkage group LG7, Vvil1.0, whole genome shotgun sequence, one region contains:
- the LOC131616847 gene encoding 3-hydroxyisobutyryl-CoA hydrolase 1-like isoform X2, with the protein MVSKLLEIFHDDEENSDVKLVIVKGNGRAFCAGGDVAAVVHEARGGDWRFGAKFFNTEYKLNYLMATYSKPQVSILNGIVMGGGAGASMHGRFRVVTENTVFAMPETALGLFPDVGAAYFLSRLDGFFGEYVGLTGARLDGAEMLACGLATHFVPSSKLSLLEESLCKVETSDPAVVSAIIDKYSEQVFLKEASVYHRMDLINKCFSRKTMEEILFSLEIEATRKADSWISTTLETLKKSSPTSLKVFLRLIREVRLVGVGECLVREYRIVCHILQGHHSKDFFEGCRAILIDKDRKPKWEPSKLELVSDSDVDSYFSKLDAEGWKDLELPKRFKNLPAHAISKL; encoded by the exons ATG GTATCTAAGCTACTGGAAATATTTCACGACGACGAGGAAAATTCTGATGTTAAATTGGTTATCGTCAAG GGAAATGGCAGGGCATTTTGTGCTGGTGGTGATGTTGCAGCCGTTGTTCATGAGGCAAGAGGAG GTGATTGGAGGTTTGGTGCAAAGTTTTTTAATACTGAAtataaattgaattatttgatgGCAACATATAGTAAGCCTCAG GTTTCAATTCTTAATGGAATTGTCATGGGAGGTGGCGCTGGTGCTTCTATGCATGGAAGATTTCGCGTCGTTACAGAGAATACC GTCTTTGCAATGCCAGAAACAGCTTTGGGATTATTTCCTGACGTAGGCGCCGCATATTTCTTGTCTAGATTAGATGGATTTTTTG GTGAATATGTTGGTCTTACAGGTGCTAGGTTGGACGGTGCAGAAATGCTTGCTTGTGGTCTTGCAACACATTTTGTCCCTTCATCG AAACTATCGTTATTGGAAGAGTCATTATGCAAGGTCGAAACTAGTGATCCAGCTGTAGTATCTGCAATTATTGATAAGTACTCAGAGCAGGTTTTCCTAAAAGAGGCTAGTGTTTATCACAG GATGGATCTAATCAATAAATGTTTCTCTAGGAAAACAATGGAAgagattttattttctctt GAAATCGAAGCTACGAGAAAGGCAGACAGCTGGATTTCTACAACTCTTGAAACCTTGAAGAAATCATCTCCAACTAGCCTTAAAGTCTTTCTTAGATTG ATTAGAGAAGTGAGGCTTGTAGGTGTTGGTGAATGCCTTGTTCGAGAGTATAGAATTGTTTGTCATATCCTACAAGGACACCACAGCAAAGATTTCTTCGAG GGTTGTAGAGCTATACTGATAGACAAAGATAGGAAGCCAAAG TGGGAACCTTCCAAATTGGAGCTTGTGAGCGACAGCGATGTCGACAGTTACTTCTCTAAGCTTGATGCTGAAGGGTGGAAAGATTTGGAGCTTCCCAAAAGGTTCAAAAATTTGCCTGCACATGCTATTTCAAAGCTTTAA
- the LOC131616847 gene encoding 3-hydroxyisobutyryl-CoA hydrolase 1-like isoform X1: protein MASSTKLNEDQVLVELKSSARVLTLNRPKQLNALSYYMVSKLLEIFHDDEENSDVKLVIVKGNGRAFCAGGDVAAVVHEARGGDWRFGAKFFNTEYKLNYLMATYSKPQVSILNGIVMGGGAGASMHGRFRVVTENTVFAMPETALGLFPDVGAAYFLSRLDGFFGEYVGLTGARLDGAEMLACGLATHFVPSSKLSLLEESLCKVETSDPAVVSAIIDKYSEQVFLKEASVYHRMDLINKCFSRKTMEEILFSLEIEATRKADSWISTTLETLKKSSPTSLKVFLRLIREVRLVGVGECLVREYRIVCHILQGHHSKDFFEGCRAILIDKDRKPKWEPSKLELVSDSDVDSYFSKLDAEGWKDLELPKRFKNLPAHAISKL from the exons ATGGCATCCTCCACCAAACTCAACGAAGATCAG GTTCTGGTGGAACTTAAATCATCTGCGAGAGTTTTGACATTGAACAGACCAAAGCAGTTGAATGCTCTCTCTTATTATATG GTATCTAAGCTACTGGAAATATTTCACGACGACGAGGAAAATTCTGATGTTAAATTGGTTATCGTCAAG GGAAATGGCAGGGCATTTTGTGCTGGTGGTGATGTTGCAGCCGTTGTTCATGAGGCAAGAGGAG GTGATTGGAGGTTTGGTGCAAAGTTTTTTAATACTGAAtataaattgaattatttgatgGCAACATATAGTAAGCCTCAG GTTTCAATTCTTAATGGAATTGTCATGGGAGGTGGCGCTGGTGCTTCTATGCATGGAAGATTTCGCGTCGTTACAGAGAATACC GTCTTTGCAATGCCAGAAACAGCTTTGGGATTATTTCCTGACGTAGGCGCCGCATATTTCTTGTCTAGATTAGATGGATTTTTTG GTGAATATGTTGGTCTTACAGGTGCTAGGTTGGACGGTGCAGAAATGCTTGCTTGTGGTCTTGCAACACATTTTGTCCCTTCATCG AAACTATCGTTATTGGAAGAGTCATTATGCAAGGTCGAAACTAGTGATCCAGCTGTAGTATCTGCAATTATTGATAAGTACTCAGAGCAGGTTTTCCTAAAAGAGGCTAGTGTTTATCACAG GATGGATCTAATCAATAAATGTTTCTCTAGGAAAACAATGGAAgagattttattttctctt GAAATCGAAGCTACGAGAAAGGCAGACAGCTGGATTTCTACAACTCTTGAAACCTTGAAGAAATCATCTCCAACTAGCCTTAAAGTCTTTCTTAGATTG ATTAGAGAAGTGAGGCTTGTAGGTGTTGGTGAATGCCTTGTTCGAGAGTATAGAATTGTTTGTCATATCCTACAAGGACACCACAGCAAAGATTTCTTCGAG GGTTGTAGAGCTATACTGATAGACAAAGATAGGAAGCCAAAG TGGGAACCTTCCAAATTGGAGCTTGTGAGCGACAGCGATGTCGACAGTTACTTCTCTAAGCTTGATGCTGAAGGGTGGAAAGATTTGGAGCTTCCCAAAAGGTTCAAAAATTTGCCTGCACATGCTATTTCAAAGCTTTAA
- the LOC131620257 gene encoding uncharacterized mitochondrial protein AtMg00810-like: MNAEISALEDNHTWILVDLPAGKVPVRCKWVYKVKYHADNTIERYKATLVSKGYTQLEGVDYFDTFSPVAKITIVRLDVNNAFLHVDLNEEVYMHPPPGYGSYGNSLAEITQVNTFLDQKFRIKDLGQLKYFLGLEIARSTSGIFLNQRKYVLEFLEDTGFLGAKLVSTPIDPNTKLSSTNGIPLDDPSSYMKLIGRLLYLTNTRPGISYSVQHLSQFVSNPFIPHYQVATRVLRYLKAFPAQGVLFSSSSALKLHGFADSDGARCPDSRRSVTGFCVLLGDYLLSWRSKKQNTVSRSSTEAEYKALTSLTCEI, encoded by the exons ATGAATGCTGAGATATCTGCTCTTGAGGATAATCATACTTGGATTCTTGTTGATCTTCCTGCAGGTAAAGTTCCAGTTAGATGTAAATGGGTGTACAAAGTCAAGTATCATGCTGATAACACTATAGAGAGATACAAAGCTACGCTGGTATCTAAAGGTTATACTCAACTTGAAGGTGTGGATTATTTTGATACATTTTCACCTGTTGCAAAGATTACCATAGTCAGG CTTGATGTCAATAATGCTTTTCTTCATGTAGAtctaaatgaagaagtctatatgCATCCTCCTCCTGGTTATGGCAGTTATG GAAACTCCCTCGCAGAGATTACACAAGTCAATACATTCTTAGATCAAAAGTTTCGAATCAAAGATCTTGGCCAACTCAAATATTTCCTTGGTTTAGAAATTGCTAGATCCACTTCAGGGATTTTTCTCAATCAAAGGAAATATGTTTTAGAGTTTCTTGAAGACACAGGTTTTCTCGGAGCTAAACTTGTTTCAACTCCCATTGATCCCAACACCAAACTTTCCTCTACTAATGGCATTCCTTTAGATGATCCTTCATCCTACATGAAGTTGATTGGCAGACTTTTATATCTCACTAATACTCGCCCTGGAATTTCTTATTCTGTACAACACCTTAGCCAATTTGTTTCAAACCCCTTTATCCCTCATTACCAAGTTGCAACTAGAGTTCTAAGATATCTAAAAGCTTTTCCTGCACAAGGTGTGCTCTTTTCCAGCTCTAGTGCCTTAAAACTTCATGGGTTTGCAGACTCCGATGGGGCTCGTTGCCCAGATTCCAGGAGATCAGTAACTGGTTTTTGTGTGCTCTTGGGTGATTATCTCCTTTCATGGCGGTCTAAGAAACAAAATACCGTGTCTCGATCGTCCACTGAGGCAGAATACAAGGCTCTGACTTCTCTTACGTGCGAGATATAG